A portion of the Liberibacter crescens BT-1 genome contains these proteins:
- the glmS gene encoding glutamine--fructose-6-phosphate transaminase (isomerizing) — translation MCGIVGIVSRKPVVERLLDALKRLEYRGYDSSGIATIHNKKINRCRAEGKLSNLEQLLKVTPLEGSTGIAHTRWATHGLANEINAHPHWVDGVAVIHNGIIENFSEIKDKLLLSGITFSSQTDTEVIVQLLAKFKRDGMNSRDSMTTMLKHITGAYTIAAIFEDDPYTILSVRNGPPLIIGHGEQEMFLASDAVALAPFTNKMTYIEDGDLVILKPSSFCILDFNGTKIERPSKILQPSNFFVEKGLHRHFMEKEIYEQPEAISRTLSHYVNFTEKTIIPDIFQFDFAKLSGLAISACGTAYLSGLVSKYWFNRFAKLPVEIDVASEFRYRDLSFPSSWAALFISQSGETADTLAALRCIRAQKLNIGSIVNIIESTIARESNFSFPILAGPEIGVASTKAFTCQLLVLAMMAIYAGKMRGVITETEEKEFVSHLIEIPRIMSHIINNIHLKIEELCREISKCLNVLYIGRGTNFPLALEGALKLKEVSYIHAEGYAAGELKHGPIALIDETIPIIVIAPYDKCFEKTVSNMEEAAARRGRIIMITDQKGASSTNLQTLAKIVLPNVHELIAPIVFSLPIQMIAYHTAVFIGTDVDQPRNLAKSVTVE, via the coding sequence ATGTGTGGAATCGTTGGCATTGTTAGTAGAAAGCCTGTAGTTGAACGTCTTCTAGATGCCTTGAAACGTCTTGAGTATCGTGGATATGATTCTTCAGGAATAGCCACTATTCATAATAAGAAAATCAATCGTTGCCGTGCTGAAGGTAAGCTCTCTAATTTAGAACAACTTCTAAAAGTGACACCATTGGAAGGTTCTACAGGTATAGCACATACTCGTTGGGCAACACATGGTCTTGCTAATGAAATAAATGCTCATCCTCATTGGGTTGATGGTGTTGCTGTAATACATAACGGTATTATTGAAAATTTTTCAGAGATAAAAGATAAACTTCTTCTCTCAGGGATTACATTTTCTAGCCAAACAGACACTGAAGTTATTGTTCAGCTCTTGGCAAAATTTAAGCGTGATGGCATGAATAGTAGAGATTCAATGACAACAATGCTAAAACATATTACGGGTGCATATACAATTGCAGCAATATTTGAAGATGATCCTTATACAATTTTGAGTGTACGAAATGGTCCTCCCTTGATCATTGGTCATGGTGAACAAGAAATGTTTCTTGCTTCTGATGCCGTTGCACTCGCACCATTTACAAATAAAATGACATATATTGAAGATGGGGATCTTGTTATACTCAAACCTTCAAGCTTTTGTATTCTTGATTTTAATGGCACAAAAATAGAGCGTCCAAGTAAAATTTTACAACCATCAAATTTTTTTGTTGAAAAAGGTCTTCATCGACACTTTATGGAAAAAGAAATTTATGAACAACCAGAAGCAATATCACGTACACTGAGTCATTATGTAAACTTTACTGAAAAGACAATTATTCCTGATATCTTTCAATTTGATTTCGCAAAACTTTCTGGTTTAGCTATTTCAGCTTGTGGAACTGCGTATTTATCTGGATTAGTTTCTAAATATTGGTTTAATCGTTTTGCAAAATTGCCTGTTGAAATAGATGTTGCCTCTGAATTCCGATATCGGGATCTTTCATTTCCATCTTCTTGGGCAGCTCTATTTATCTCTCAGTCTGGGGAAACAGCAGATACACTAGCAGCATTACGTTGTATACGTGCACAAAAATTAAATATTGGTTCAATTGTTAATATTATAGAATCAACTATTGCAAGAGAATCTAATTTCAGTTTTCCAATTTTAGCTGGGCCTGAAATTGGAGTAGCTTCTACAAAAGCTTTTACTTGTCAATTGCTGGTTTTAGCAATGATGGCTATTTATGCGGGTAAAATGAGAGGGGTTATTACTGAAACCGAAGAAAAAGAGTTTGTAAGTCATCTTATTGAGATACCTCGTATTATGTCTCATATTATCAATAACATTCATTTAAAAATAGAAGAGCTTTGTCGGGAAATTTCAAAATGTCTTAATGTCTTGTATATTGGGCGTGGTACAAATTTTCCTTTAGCTCTCGAAGGGGCTTTGAAGCTTAAGGAAGTTTCATATATCCATGCTGAAGGTTATGCTGCTGGTGAACTAAAACATGGTCCTATTGCTCTTATTGATGAAACAATACCTATTATTGTTATTGCTCCTTATGATAAGTGTTTCGAAAAAACAGTTTCTAATATGGAAGAAGCAGCAGCACGAAGAGGGCGCATTATTATGATTACAGATCAAAAAGGAGCATCAAGTACCAATTTACAAACTCTTGCAAAAATTGTTCTACCCAACGTACATGAACTTATTGCTCCTATAGTTTTTTCTTTACCTATCCAAATGATTGCCTACCATACAGCAGTATTTATAGGGACTGATGTGGACCAACCACGAAATCTAGCAAAGTCTGTAACGGTAGAATAG
- the glmU gene encoding bifunctional UDP-N-acetylglucosamine diphosphorylase/glucosamine-1-phosphate N-acetyltransferase GlmU gives MKKSCLAIVLAAGKGTRMKSSKFKVLQKIANHPMISHVMEAISDSGIQHVALVVPPHAEEICSAASLKGLVIEHFVQHEQNGTAHAVLEARTAIARGYDEIIILYGDVPLISSKTIQLARAKLSLKDSIVVMGFEAKDPKGYGRLLLENNELIEIREEKDATEDEKKNCFCNSGLMIIKGTKILDWLSKITNNNKNREYYLTDLIKICRLSGENAIAVKVPEDEVLGCNNFLELSVIENIWQSRRRNQLMLSGVNMISPETVFLSYDTTIEQDTIIEPNVIFGCDVVIEQNVKIRAFSYLEGVYVSSGAEVGPFARLRPQSKIGKNTRIGNFCEIKQANIGEGTKINHLSYVGDTFVGKNANIGAGSITCNYDGTKKYNTTIGDNAFIGSNSALIAPVSIGNNAYVASGSVITKNVPENALAFGRMRQTIKENRSLLKQKKQDYTIEKNFKCISKQ, from the coding sequence ATGAAGAAAAGTTGTCTTGCTATTGTTCTTGCAGCAGGAAAAGGCACTCGCATGAAATCTTCTAAATTTAAAGTATTACAAAAAATTGCCAATCATCCTATGATTTCTCATGTTATGGAAGCAATATCAGATTCAGGAATTCAACATGTTGCATTGGTTGTTCCGCCTCATGCAGAAGAGATTTGTTCTGCCGCTTCCTTAAAAGGATTGGTTATCGAACATTTCGTACAACATGAACAAAACGGTACGGCACATGCTGTATTAGAAGCAAGAACTGCGATAGCACGTGGTTATGATGAAATCATTATTCTTTATGGGGATGTACCCCTTATTTCCAGTAAAACTATCCAATTAGCACGCGCCAAACTTTCTTTAAAGGATTCTATAGTTGTTATGGGTTTTGAAGCCAAGGATCCCAAGGGATATGGACGTTTATTGTTAGAAAATAATGAATTGATTGAAATTCGTGAAGAAAAAGATGCTACTGAAGATGAAAAGAAAAACTGTTTTTGCAATAGCGGTCTCATGATCATTAAAGGTACAAAAATACTTGATTGGCTTTCAAAGATTACCAATAATAATAAAAACAGAGAATATTATCTAACCGATCTCATTAAAATATGTCGTTTATCAGGAGAAAATGCTATTGCAGTCAAAGTCCCAGAAGATGAAGTTTTAGGTTGCAATAATTTTCTTGAACTTTCTGTTATTGAAAATATTTGGCAATCTCGTCGTCGTAATCAATTGATGTTATCAGGTGTAAACATGATTTCTCCAGAAACAGTTTTTCTTTCATATGACACTACAATTGAGCAAGATACAATTATTGAACCTAATGTCATATTTGGTTGTGATGTTGTAATAGAACAAAATGTAAAAATTCGTGCATTTTCATATCTAGAGGGAGTCTATGTAAGTTCAGGGGCTGAAGTTGGTCCTTTTGCACGTTTGCGTCCACAATCTAAGATAGGGAAAAACACTCGGATAGGAAATTTCTGTGAAATTAAGCAAGCAAATATAGGCGAGGGAACAAAAATAAATCATTTGAGTTATGTTGGTGACACTTTCGTGGGAAAAAACGCTAATATTGGTGCTGGTTCCATTACTTGCAACTATGATGGCACCAAAAAATATAATACAACAATAGGAGATAATGCTTTTATTGGTTCCAACTCAGCTTTAATAGCACCAGTTTCAATTGGAAATAATGCTTATGTGGCTTCTGGTAGCGTTATTACAAAAAATGTTCCTGAAAATGCCTTGGCGTTTGGAAGAATGCGTCAAACTATAAAAGAAAATCGTTCGTTATTAAAACAAAAGAAACAAGATTATACAATAGAAAAAAACTTTAAATGTATTTCCAAACAATAA
- the era gene encoding GTPase Era yields the protein MKEVNEITSESDQLQEYNNTPSLQKRSGFVAVIGATNAGKSTLINRLVNAKVSIVTHKVQTTRSIVRGITIYNKVTQIVFIDTPGIFNPKNNIDQSMINAAWKTPKNADITFLIIDSKRGLQPDVYTILERICKTPYRKVLVLNKIDCIKPHILLEQAKTVNELSDFERTFMISASKGYGCQNILDYLGSSLPEGPWYYPEDQISDMPMAQFAAEITREKLFLRLHQEIPYSSHVVTEKWENRKDGSVFIRQVIYVERENQRKIALGKNGEIIKLISLESRKEISGIVKKPVHLFLFIKVQKIKMITKFI from the coding sequence ATGAAAGAAGTTAACGAAATAACTTCTGAGAGTGATCAGTTACAAGAATATAATAATACACCTTCTTTGCAAAAACGTTCAGGTTTTGTTGCTGTAATAGGGGCAACAAATGCAGGAAAATCGACACTCATTAATCGCTTGGTTAATGCAAAAGTTTCAATAGTTACGCATAAGGTTCAAACAACACGTTCAATTGTTCGTGGTATTACTATCTATAATAAAGTGACTCAAATTGTATTTATAGACACGCCAGGTATTTTCAACCCAAAGAATAATATTGATCAATCAATGATCAATGCAGCCTGGAAAACTCCTAAAAATGCTGATATAACATTTCTTATTATTGATAGCAAACGGGGTTTACAACCTGATGTTTATACTATCCTTGAAAGAATTTGTAAAACTCCTTACAGAAAAGTTCTTGTCCTCAATAAAATTGATTGTATAAAGCCTCACATTCTTCTTGAACAAGCTAAAACCGTCAACGAACTTTCAGATTTTGAGCGTACTTTTATGATATCTGCATCTAAAGGATATGGTTGTCAGAATATATTGGATTATCTTGGTTCTTCCTTACCAGAAGGTCCATGGTATTATCCTGAAGATCAAATCTCTGATATGCCAATGGCTCAATTTGCCGCTGAGATTACGCGTGAAAAACTATTTTTACGCCTTCATCAAGAAATACCATATTCTTCTCATGTTGTTACAGAAAAATGGGAAAATAGAAAAGATGGTTCAGTTTTTATACGACAAGTGATTTATGTAGAGCGTGAAAATCAAAGGAAGATAGCTCTAGGTAAGAATGGAGAGATTATAAAACTTATTTCTTTGGAATCTCGTAAAGAAATATCAGGCATTGTAAAAAAACCTGTTCATCTCTTTCTTTTTATTAAAGTACAAAAAATAAAAATGATCACTAAATTCATATAG
- the rnc gene encoding ribonuclease III: MSYSKKQSYAYFLEIESHIGYIFSNKDLLKKALTHSSMNRFYEENYERLEFLGDRILGFCIAKLLFDNFNLAKEGELSVRFNHLVSAETCSQVAEELQLHLFIRVGSDLKKVSGKPIVNIQADVIESLIAAIYLDGGLEAASSFIIKNWKKRALKTDAARRDAKTELQEWAHAKFGVTPKYKVDSRSGPDHDPRFTVTVEIPGIDPGVGINCSKRAAEQIAAADILKREFIWEENKNERS; encoded by the coding sequence ATGTCTTATTCCAAGAAACAGTCTTATGCTTATTTTTTAGAGATAGAGTCTCACATAGGATATATTTTTTCTAATAAAGATCTTTTAAAAAAAGCTCTTACTCATTCAAGCATGAATAGGTTTTACGAAGAGAATTATGAGCGATTAGAGTTTTTAGGAGATCGTATTCTTGGTTTTTGTATCGCAAAACTTTTATTTGATAATTTTAATTTAGCCAAAGAGGGTGAACTTTCTGTGCGCTTTAATCACCTTGTTAGTGCTGAAACCTGTTCTCAAGTGGCAGAAGAATTACAGTTACATCTTTTTATTCGTGTTGGTTCTGATTTAAAGAAAGTTTCTGGAAAACCTATCGTAAACATTCAGGCTGATGTTATAGAAAGCTTGATTGCTGCAATTTATCTTGATGGTGGCTTGGAAGCTGCCAGTTCCTTTATCATAAAAAACTGGAAAAAACGTGCTCTTAAGACAGATGCTGCTCGGCGTGATGCAAAAACTGAATTGCAAGAGTGGGCACATGCAAAATTTGGCGTAACTCCTAAATACAAGGTAGATTCTCGTTCCGGGCCAGATCATGATCCACGTTTTACAGTTACTGTTGAAATTCCAGGAATAGATCCAGGTGTAGGTATTAATTGTTCAAAACGTGCTGCTGAACAAATTGCTGCAGCAGATATTTTAAAACGTGAGTTTATTTGGGAAGAAAATAAAAATGAAAGAAGTTAA
- the lepB gene encoding signal peptidase I: MTKKEVKKQNIFFENIKVILQALILATVIRTVFYQPFTIPSGSMMPTLLVGDYIFVSKFSYGYSKYSLPFSPNLFKGRIFSRAPHRGDIVVFRLPSNPKIDYIKRLVGLPGDSIQVKEGILYINKQAIPRNPDGLFSSDYKLNPGFNIPVFREKLENSVSYDILDQYPSSPGNNTQEFIVPAGHYFMMGDNRDNSLDSRFDVGYVPEENLIGRADIIFFSLGNDTSFGQFWLWLSNMRWNRLLKVL, encoded by the coding sequence ATGACAAAAAAAGAAGTCAAAAAACAAAACATTTTTTTTGAAAATATAAAAGTTATTTTACAAGCTCTTATTTTGGCAACCGTTATTCGTACTGTCTTTTATCAACCTTTTACTATTCCTTCCGGATCAATGATGCCGACACTGCTTGTTGGAGATTATATTTTTGTAAGTAAATTTTCTTATGGTTATTCAAAATATTCTTTACCTTTTTCACCTAATCTTTTTAAAGGGCGTATTTTTTCTAGGGCACCACATCGGGGTGATATTGTTGTTTTTCGTTTACCAAGTAATCCAAAAATAGACTATATTAAGCGATTAGTAGGGCTTCCAGGTGATAGTATACAAGTTAAAGAAGGTATTTTATACATTAATAAACAGGCTATTCCTCGAAATCCGGATGGATTATTTTCTTCTGATTACAAGTTAAATCCTGGATTTAATATTCCGGTTTTTCGTGAGAAACTTGAGAATTCTGTGAGTTATGACATCCTTGATCAATACCCTTCATCGCCTGGTAATAACACTCAAGAATTTATAGTGCCTGCAGGTCATTATTTTATGATGGGAGATAATCGAGATAATTCACTTGATAGTCGATTTGATGTTGGTTATGTCCCTGAAGAAAATTTAATAGGTCGTGCTGATATTATATTTTTTTCTCTTGGTAATGATACTTCATTCGGTCAATTTTGGCTTTGGTTATCAAACATGCGATGGAATAGACTATTAAAGGTTTTATAA
- the acpS gene encoding holo-ACP synthase, with amino-acid sequence MIIGIGVDIIDIRRIKKSIQRFGERFTEHCFTKEERDKCNSSPDPAASYAKRFAAKEACSKALGTGLAQGVSWKDMNIINSAGGKPSIVLSGGAKKHLSAIISSQFNPVIHLTISDEFPFAQAFVIIEVCHSPS; translated from the coding sequence ATGATTATAGGAATAGGCGTTGATATTATTGACATTCGACGCATTAAAAAGTCGATACAACGTTTTGGTGAACGGTTTACAGAACATTGTTTTACTAAAGAAGAAAGAGATAAATGTAATAGTTCTCCAGATCCTGCTGCTTCTTATGCTAAACGTTTTGCTGCCAAGGAAGCTTGTTCCAAAGCTTTAGGAACAGGGCTTGCACAAGGTGTATCCTGGAAAGATATGAACATTATTAACAGTGCGGGAGGCAAGCCGTCTATAGTATTATCAGGTGGTGCTAAAAAACATCTTTCTGCGATTATTTCAAGTCAATTCAATCCAGTAATTCATTTGACAATAAGTGATGAGTTTCCTTTTGCCCAGGCATTTGTAATAATAGAGGTTTGCCATAGTCCTTCATAA
- a CDS encoding RelA/SpoT family protein produces the protein MIRQYELVERIQSYNPNVNESLLNKAYVYAMQKHSQQKRASGDPYISHPIEVAAILADMRLDESTIVVALLHDILEDTTATRAEIDELFGPEVGHLVEDLTKIKKIEIVSFKTKQAENLRKLLLAICDDVRVLLVKLADRLHNMRTLDYMPLDKRIVISKETMDIYAPLAGRMGMQDMREELEELAFSYINPEAYKTIKDRLEELSRRNGSLVLKIEEELKELLEENKILNAWVKGRQKRAYSIFCKMQSKSLSFEQLSDVYGFRIVVEDIPSCYQVLGIIHTRWRIVPGYFKDYISTMKQNGYRSLHTTIIGPSYQRIELQIRTIAMDEVAEYGVAAHTLYKDRRTKDDIEVLLSETSVYLWLRQTIKSLAEGNSSQEFLEHAKLELFQEQVFCFTPKGKLIALPRNATPIDFAYAVHTNIGNSCVGAKINGRIMPLFTLLNNGDEVEIIRSSCQVPPSAWEEVVVTGKARSAIRRATRLEVRKQYYNIGQRILEKTFNKAGKEFSDTQLESVVSHLGQKEVKDLIASVGRGEVSPGEILSILWPEFKEYKTHTEDDKRKKIVKTTLLMKGKNLKNDIGALPIRGLPANIQVIFSQTGALPGDRIVALMRGKKSMAIYPIQSPALQKFEDKPERWVDVRWDLEATEIYRFISHIRINAVNTPGALKIITTCIADLNINIHNIHTPRTAEDFTEIRLDVEVLDVQHLSDLIKCLNDLECVATACRVFE, from the coding sequence ATGATAAGACAGTATGAGCTTGTAGAGCGTATTCAGTCTTATAACCCAAATGTTAATGAATCTCTTCTGAATAAAGCATATGTTTATGCTATGCAAAAGCATAGTCAGCAGAAGCGTGCAAGTGGCGATCCCTACATTTCTCATCCAATTGAAGTTGCAGCAATTCTCGCTGATATGCGTTTGGATGAATCTACTATAGTAGTAGCATTATTACACGATATACTTGAAGATACAACAGCGACGCGAGCCGAAATAGATGAGCTCTTTGGTCCAGAAGTTGGTCATCTTGTAGAAGACCTTACAAAAATTAAAAAAATAGAGATTGTTTCGTTTAAAACAAAACAGGCTGAGAATCTGCGTAAATTACTTTTGGCAATCTGTGATGATGTAAGAGTATTGCTTGTCAAGTTGGCAGATCGTCTGCATAATATGCGGACTCTTGATTATATGCCTCTCGATAAACGAATCGTCATTTCTAAAGAAACGATGGATATATATGCTCCGTTAGCTGGACGCATGGGCATGCAAGACATGCGTGAAGAACTGGAAGAACTTGCATTTAGTTATATTAATCCTGAAGCCTATAAAACAATAAAAGACCGGTTAGAGGAACTTTCTAGAAGAAATGGAAGTTTGGTTTTAAAAATTGAAGAAGAACTGAAAGAGCTTCTTGAGGAAAATAAAATTTTAAACGCTTGGGTTAAAGGAAGACAAAAGAGGGCTTATTCTATTTTCTGCAAAATGCAATCGAAATCATTATCATTTGAACAACTTTCTGATGTCTATGGTTTTCGTATTGTTGTTGAAGATATACCAAGTTGTTATCAGGTTCTTGGAATAATACACACACGTTGGAGAATTGTACCGGGTTATTTTAAAGATTATATATCAACAATGAAGCAGAACGGATATCGTTCATTACATACAACAATTATTGGACCTTCTTATCAACGTATAGAACTACAAATTCGTACCATTGCTATGGATGAAGTTGCTGAATATGGTGTTGCTGCTCATACCCTTTATAAGGATAGACGTACTAAAGATGATATTGAAGTTCTTTTGAGTGAAACAAGTGTCTATCTATGGCTTCGTCAGACTATAAAATCCCTGGCAGAAGGAAACAGCTCTCAAGAATTTCTGGAACATGCGAAATTGGAGTTATTTCAGGAGCAGGTTTTCTGTTTTACTCCTAAAGGCAAATTAATTGCTTTACCTCGAAATGCGACTCCTATTGATTTTGCTTATGCAGTACATACTAATATTGGTAATAGTTGTGTCGGCGCCAAAATAAATGGTAGAATAATGCCTCTTTTTACCCTGCTTAATAACGGGGATGAAGTGGAAATCATTCGTTCAAGTTGTCAAGTCCCACCTTCTGCCTGGGAAGAAGTCGTTGTTACGGGGAAAGCACGTTCTGCTATTCGCCGTGCTACGCGGCTGGAAGTTAGAAAACAATATTATAATATTGGACAGAGAATTCTTGAAAAAACTTTCAATAAGGCTGGCAAGGAATTTTCTGATACTCAACTTGAATCTGTTGTATCTCATCTTGGACAAAAAGAAGTAAAGGATTTGATAGCTTCTGTTGGTAGAGGGGAAGTATCTCCTGGTGAAATATTAAGTATTCTTTGGCCTGAGTTTAAAGAATATAAGACTCATACGGAAGACGATAAACGAAAAAAAATTGTCAAAACAACTTTATTGATGAAAGGCAAAAATCTTAAAAATGATATTGGTGCTTTGCCAATTAGAGGCCTTCCTGCCAATATACAAGTTATATTTTCTCAAACTGGTGCTTTACCGGGCGATCGTATCGTTGCTCTTATGCGTGGTAAAAAATCTATGGCTATCTATCCTATACAGTCTCCAGCGCTCCAAAAATTTGAAGATAAACCAGAACGCTGGGTGGATGTACGCTGGGATTTAGAAGCAACTGAAATTTACCGTTTTATATCCCATATTCGAATCAACGCCGTTAATACTCCAGGAGCACTCAAAATTATAACAACATGTATTGCCGATCTTAATATTAATATTCACAACATTCATACACCAAGAACTGCAGAAGATTTTACAGAAATACGTTTAGATGTTGAGGTTTTAGATGTTCAGCATCTTAGTGATTTAATTAAATGTCTTAACGATCTTGAGTGTGTGGCTACAGCATGTCGCGTTTTTGAATAG
- the rpoZ gene encoding DNA-directed RNA polymerase subunit omega, with translation MARITVEDCIDKIDNRFELVLLASYRARLISQGSHITVSRDNDKNTVVSLREIACGGIAVDDLKEDFIHSLQKHVEIDEPDYYSGPRGGSDYRNDTNVPLESISFDEISEEELLAGIEGIVTPEKNDDY, from the coding sequence ATGGCTCGCATTACAGTAGAAGATTGTATCGACAAGATAGATAATAGGTTCGAACTTGTTTTGCTCGCAAGTTATCGTGCTCGTCTTATATCACAAGGATCACATATCACTGTTTCTAGAGATAACGATAAAAATACCGTTGTATCTTTACGTGAAATTGCATGTGGAGGTATAGCTGTTGATGATTTGAAAGAAGATTTCATACATTCTCTTCAAAAACATGTTGAAATAGACGAACCAGATTATTATTCAGGCCCTCGAGGTGGTTCTGATTATCGCAATGATACAAATGTTCCATTAGAATCAATTTCTTTTGATGAAATTTCTGAAGAGGAACTCTTGGCAGGTATTGAAGGAATCGTTACTCCAGAGAAAAATGATGATTATTAA
- a CDS encoding NYN domain-containing protein has product MFDPREKITLFIDGANLYAASKALGFDIDYRKLLKAFQKRGYLLRAYYYTALIEDNEFLSLRPLIDWLDYNGYKVITKPAKEFTDSMGRRKIKGNMDIELAIDALEQSETVDHLVLFSGDGDFTTLVEALQRKGRKVSIVSTMLTQPPMIADDLRRQADNFMDLCYLKNEIGRETHEAPPHLSEPINNIPPKSS; this is encoded by the coding sequence ATGTTTGACCCTCGCGAAAAAATTACTCTTTTTATTGATGGAGCTAATTTATATGCTGCATCTAAAGCCCTTGGCTTCGATATAGATTATCGAAAGCTTCTTAAAGCATTCCAAAAACGTGGTTATCTATTACGGGCTTATTATTATACTGCACTCATAGAGGATAATGAATTTTTGTCATTACGTCCTTTAATTGATTGGCTGGATTATAATGGATATAAAGTTATCACTAAGCCTGCTAAAGAGTTTACTGATTCTATGGGTAGACGTAAGATAAAAGGAAATATGGATATTGAGCTGGCAATTGATGCCTTGGAGCAATCTGAAACGGTTGATCATTTGGTGCTCTTTTCTGGAGACGGAGATTTTACAACTTTAGTTGAAGCACTTCAAAGAAAAGGTCGTAAAGTTTCAATTGTTTCAACTATGTTGACACAACCACCAATGATCGCTGATGATTTGCGTCGACAAGCTGATAATTTTATGGATCTTTGTTATCTTAAAAATGAAATTGGGCGGGAAACACATGAAGCTCCACCACATCTTTCTGAACCAATAAATAATATACCTCCAAAAAGTTCATAA
- the dapB gene encoding 4-hydroxy-tetrahydrodipicolinate reductase has protein sequence MTVKPMRIAIVGAEGRMGRAVIKALLTIPWLKPHIILQEAITRHISDRLGEDIGLMAGEEEIGVALSDDPVSALQNVDGVIDFSSPGNTITIAQLCAERNLVHVIGTTGFSKKDETEIRVAALNGACIVKSANMSIGINLLSIVSKIAARALPSTHWDVEIFEMHHRHKVDTPSGTALLLGQAVAEGRNISLHDNSALLRTSESGPRKEGSIGFATLRGGSVVGKHSVIMAGENETITFSHSATDRSVFANGAITAALWAHSQPPGIYSMIDVLGLRGLVPEGTEEKNEWFTGIGASWSK, from the coding sequence ATGACAGTCAAGCCGATGAGAATCGCCATTGTTGGTGCAGAAGGAAGAATGGGTAGGGCTGTAATAAAGGCTCTTTTAACAATTCCTTGGTTGAAGCCTCATATTATTTTACAGGAAGCTATTACTCGACATATTAGTGACAGATTAGGAGAAGATATCGGCTTGATGGCTGGAGAAGAAGAGATTGGTGTTGCGCTCTCTGATGATCCGGTTTCTGCTCTTCAGAATGTTGATGGCGTGATTGATTTTTCGTCACCAGGGAATACTATAACTATAGCACAATTATGTGCTGAGAGGAATCTTGTGCATGTTATTGGTACAACTGGTTTCTCTAAGAAAGATGAGACAGAAATTCGTGTTGCAGCTTTGAATGGCGCGTGCATTGTTAAATCAGCCAATATGAGTATTGGTATAAATCTTTTAAGCATAGTTTCTAAAATTGCTGCCCGTGCTTTACCTTCAACACATTGGGATGTTGAAATTTTTGAAATGCATCATCGTCATAAAGTGGATACTCCTTCAGGAACAGCCTTATTACTTGGTCAAGCAGTGGCAGAGGGGCGTAACATTTCATTGCATGACAATTCAGCTTTGCTTCGTACGAGTGAATCTGGCCCTCGTAAAGAGGGTTCTATTGGTTTTGCAACATTGCGTGGAGGATCCGTTGTTGGAAAGCATTCAGTGATCATGGCCGGAGAAAATGAAACGATAACTTTTTCTCATAGCGCGACGGATCGTTCTGTTTTTGCGAATGGGGCTATCACTGCAGCGCTTTGGGCACATTCTCAGCCACCGGGGATATATTCAATGATTGATGTTTTAGGGCTAAGAGGACTTGTTCCGGAAGGTACAGAGGAAAAAAATGAGTGGTTTACTGGTATTGGTGCGTCATGGTCAAAGTGA